The following are encoded in a window of Aromatoleum petrolei genomic DNA:
- a CDS encoding cobalamin biosynthesis protein codes for MSAAGNPAHKAVALGLGCDRSTPAETIARAIDEALAQAGASLADVRAVASIDLKADEAGLLEIATLLGWTIAFHPAAALAAVPVPNPSETVRHHTGTPSVSEAAALLAAGTDLTQLVVEKHKLRGPDGRNATVSVARMPGSN; via the coding sequence GTGAGCGCCGCAGGCAATCCTGCTCACAAGGCCGTCGCCCTCGGCCTGGGCTGCGACCGCAGCACGCCGGCGGAGACGATCGCCCGCGCGATCGACGAGGCGCTCGCGCAAGCGGGCGCAAGCCTCGCCGATGTGCGCGCCGTCGCGAGCATCGACCTCAAGGCCGACGAAGCCGGGTTGCTCGAAATCGCGACGCTGCTCGGCTGGACGATCGCGTTCCATCCGGCGGCGGCGCTCGCGGCGGTGCCCGTGCCGAATCCATCCGAGACGGTACGCCACCATACCGGCACGCCATCGGTCTCGGAAGCCGCCGCGCTGCTCGCCGCCGGCACCGACCTCACGCAACTCGTCGTCGAAAAACACAAGCTGCGCGGCCCGGACGGGCGTAACGCCACCGTGTCGGTCGCCCGCATGCCGGGATCGAACTGA
- a CDS encoding CbtA family protein: MLFRRIVLCALLVGALAGLLVSAVQHWQAIPLIAAAEVFEGSADPAEPTLAATAHDHDHDHAGGDAHAHDAETWAPEDGGERHVWTAIANVLTAIGFGLVLVAAITTWEHLRGGPLASAGTGLVWGAAGWICVFGLPTLGLPPELPGSVAAPLGDRQGWWLLAATSGAAGLALLAFVRGPLRLAGIAVLLLPFAVGAPHLAGGPFAGYDIGIARQMEALAGSFAFATTIATAVQWLALGALSGLAVARWVRPALAELAPTP; encoded by the coding sequence ATGCTGTTCCGTCGCATCGTCCTGTGCGCGCTGCTGGTCGGCGCACTCGCCGGCCTGCTCGTGAGTGCCGTGCAGCACTGGCAGGCCATCCCGCTCATCGCCGCGGCCGAGGTGTTCGAAGGATCGGCGGATCCGGCCGAGCCCACGCTCGCCGCGACCGCGCATGATCACGATCACGACCATGCCGGCGGCGATGCACACGCGCACGACGCGGAGACATGGGCGCCGGAAGACGGCGGCGAACGGCATGTGTGGACCGCGATCGCGAACGTGCTCACTGCAATCGGCTTCGGCCTCGTGCTGGTCGCGGCGATCACGACCTGGGAACACCTGCGCGGCGGGCCGCTCGCGTCGGCCGGCACCGGCCTCGTGTGGGGGGCGGCGGGCTGGATCTGCGTCTTCGGCCTGCCGACGCTGGGGCTACCGCCCGAACTTCCCGGCAGCGTCGCCGCGCCGCTCGGCGATCGACAGGGCTGGTGGCTGCTCGCCGCCACAAGCGGGGCGGCCGGGCTCGCCCTGCTCGCCTTCGTCCGCGGCCCGCTGCGCCTGGCGGGCATCGCGGTGCTTCTGCTGCCCTTCGCCGTCGGCGCCCCGCACCTCGCAGGCGGCCCTTTCGCCGGCTACGACATCGGGATCGCGCGGCAGATGGAAGCGCTCGCCGGCTCCTTCGCGTTCGCGACGACAATCGCCACCGCCGTGCAGTGGCTCGCGCTCGGCGCGCTGTCCGGTTTGGCGGTCGCACGCTGGGTGCGGCCGGCGCTCGCAGAGCTGGCTCCAACGCCGTAG
- a CDS encoding CbtB domain-containing protein: MQQQATLHIARPKSALLAIAMPVLTAALLGVVIVYGVGFSPIAAAHNAAHDARHVNVFPCH, encoded by the coding sequence ATGCAACAGCAAGCCACCCTGCACATCGCCCGTCCGAAGAGCGCCCTGCTCGCGATCGCGATGCCCGTCCTCACCGCCGCGCTGCTCGGCGTCGTGATCGTCTATGGCGTGGGTTTCAGCCCCATCGCCGCGGCCCACAACGCCGCCCACGACGCCCGCCACGTCAACGTCTTCCCCTGCCATTGA
- the cbiE gene encoding precorrin-6y C5,15-methyltransferase (decarboxylating) subunit CbiE, whose product MSDLRCLILGILDDGWEGLSAAGRARLAASRIMIGARRTLDLVAPHLGGDIELRDMDGALGKTPEWVRAALADCLPVTVLATGDPLCHGIGRFLIDKLGAGKIEVQPAPSTIALACARLNKTWQDAAIRSCHGADAGEWFEGATPEHGLYPIVRAVAEHTRVAAFTGPANSPDRIARALLAAGYGDDLCISVAARLCLQDEEIFTDLALAEAATREFPAPNIVVIDGATASAPRAVFGFEDADFVQRQPEKGLITKLEARAVSLAKLGLRADSLVWDIGAGSGSVGLEASRIARLGHVWAIEKNSADAANARENARRLQATNYTLVEGKAPDGLDAWPDPDAVFIGGSGGELAQLIALCLARLKLAGRLVMNFVTIENLATATAALAAAGAEWDVTMLSAARSQPILDMHRLAAQNPVWIVTARRSPSATTAARPEPVEGQSQDLDRLSPNGL is encoded by the coding sequence ATGTCTGACCTGCGCTGCCTGATCCTGGGCATCCTCGACGACGGCTGGGAGGGGCTCTCCGCCGCCGGCCGCGCACGGCTGGCCGCCAGCCGCATCATGATCGGCGCGCGCCGCACACTGGATCTCGTCGCGCCGCATCTGGGCGGTGACATCGAGCTGCGCGACATGGACGGCGCGCTCGGCAAGACGCCCGAATGGGTGCGTGCCGCGCTCGCCGACTGCCTGCCGGTGACCGTGCTCGCCACCGGCGACCCGCTGTGCCACGGCATCGGGCGCTTCCTGATCGACAAGCTCGGGGCGGGGAAAATCGAGGTGCAGCCCGCGCCCTCGACGATCGCGCTCGCCTGCGCGCGACTCAACAAGACCTGGCAGGACGCGGCGATCCGCTCCTGCCACGGCGCGGATGCGGGCGAATGGTTCGAAGGCGCGACACCCGAGCACGGGCTGTATCCCATCGTCCGCGCGGTCGCCGAACACACGCGCGTCGCGGCCTTCACGGGGCCCGCGAACAGCCCGGACCGCATCGCGCGGGCGCTCCTCGCCGCGGGCTACGGCGACGATTTGTGCATTTCGGTCGCAGCACGGCTGTGCCTGCAGGACGAGGAGATCTTCACCGACCTCGCGCTCGCGGAGGCGGCCACCCGCGAATTCCCCGCCCCGAACATCGTCGTGATCGACGGTGCGACCGCTTCCGCCCCCCGCGCCGTGTTCGGCTTCGAGGACGCTGACTTCGTCCAACGCCAGCCAGAGAAGGGTCTGATCACCAAGCTCGAAGCGCGCGCGGTGTCGCTAGCGAAGCTCGGCCTGCGCGCCGACAGCCTCGTCTGGGACATCGGCGCCGGATCGGGCTCCGTCGGACTGGAGGCCTCGCGCATCGCCCGCCTCGGCCACGTCTGGGCGATCGAGAAGAACAGCGCCGACGCCGCGAATGCACGCGAAAACGCCCGCCGCCTGCAGGCGACGAATTACACGCTGGTCGAGGGCAAGGCGCCGGACGGCCTGGACGCGTGGCCCGATCCGGATGCGGTCTTCATCGGCGGCTCGGGCGGCGAGCTCGCGCAGCTGATCGCGCTGTGCCTTGCGCGCCTGAAGCTCGCCGGGCGGCTGGTGATGAACTTCGTCACCATCGAGAACCTGGCGACCGCGACTGCGGCGCTCGCCGCCGCCGGCGCCGAGTGGGACGTGACGATGCTGTCAGCCGCGCGCAGCCAGCCGATTCTCGACATGCACCGGCTCGCGGCGCAGAACCCGGTTTGGATCGTGACCGCCAGAAGGAGTCCTTCCGCAACCACCGCCGCTCGCCCTGAGCCTGTCGAAGGGCAATCGCAGGACTTGGACAGACTCAGCCCGAACGGGCTTTGA
- a CDS encoding MaoC family dehydratase, whose translation MPPHRYLDDFTPGERFTTAGITITEGQIIDFAMVYDPQPFHLDTHAAAQSPYGGLIASGFQTVALTFRLFIQTGIIADSSIGSPGIDELRWLAPVRPGDSLHAELEVLEVRPSRSKPDRGIVRMLYKTINQHGDTVASYIGNHLLKRAPQLTD comes from the coding sequence ATGCCCCCCCACCGCTACCTCGACGACTTCACCCCCGGCGAACGCTTCACCACCGCCGGCATCACCATCACCGAAGGCCAGATCATCGACTTCGCGATGGTGTACGACCCCCAGCCCTTCCACCTCGACACCCACGCCGCCGCGCAATCCCCCTACGGCGGCCTCATCGCCAGCGGCTTTCAGACCGTCGCGCTGACCTTTCGCCTCTTCATCCAGACCGGCATCATCGCCGACTCCAGCATCGGCTCGCCCGGCATCGACGAACTGCGCTGGCTCGCCCCGGTCCGCCCCGGCGACAGCCTCCACGCCGAACTCGAAGTCCTCGAAGTCAGGCCCTCGCGCTCCAAGCCCGACCGCGGCATCGTCCGCATGCTGTACAAGACCATCAACCAGCACGGCGACACCGTCGCCTCCTACATCGGCAACCACCTGCTCAAACGCGCCCCGCAACTCACCGACTGA
- the cobI gene encoding precorrin-2 C(20)-methyltransferase, protein MNNTLPTPRYGRLIGVSLGPGDPDLITRRGWAALQSDARWTYPVKKAEERSYALDIVVRAGLDVPTDAVELVFPMTRDAVALAKAWARAAARTAELLAEGRDVAFLVEGDASTYSTFRHLARAVRELAPAVELETIPGVSSFAAAAACADLALAEEDETVAVIPAAYGVSVIDHLLDEFDTLVLMKVKPLLDEVLDLLEARGLLATSCFVEKVGSPEERVVKDVASLRGEKVNYLSLLLVQNPKRARGELRRGCRKRAESSAAEVAA, encoded by the coding sequence ATGAACAACACGCTCCCCACGCCCCGCTACGGCCGCCTGATCGGCGTATCCCTCGGCCCCGGCGATCCCGACCTGATCACGCGCCGCGGCTGGGCCGCGCTGCAGTCGGACGCGCGCTGGACCTATCCGGTGAAGAAGGCCGAGGAGCGCTCCTACGCCCTCGACATCGTCGTGCGCGCCGGCCTCGACGTGCCGACCGACGCGGTCGAGCTGGTGTTCCCGATGACGCGCGACGCGGTAGCGCTCGCGAAGGCCTGGGCGCGCGCCGCCGCCCGCACCGCCGAACTCCTCGCCGAAGGGCGCGACGTCGCCTTCCTCGTCGAGGGCGACGCGTCGACCTACTCGACTTTCCGCCACCTTGCCCGCGCGGTGCGCGAGCTCGCACCCGCGGTCGAACTCGAAACCATCCCTGGCGTCAGCTCCTTCGCCGCCGCGGCCGCCTGCGCCGACCTCGCGCTCGCCGAGGAAGACGAGACCGTCGCGGTGATCCCTGCGGCCTACGGCGTGTCGGTGATCGACCACCTGCTCGACGAGTTCGACACGCTGGTGCTGATGAAGGTGAAGCCGCTGCTCGACGAGGTGCTCGATCTGCTCGAAGCGCGCGGACTCCTCGCGACGAGCTGCTTCGTCGAGAAGGTCGGCTCGCCCGAGGAGCGCGTGGTGAAGGACGTCGCGAGCCTGCGCGGCGAGAAGGTCAATTACCTGTCGCTGCTGCTGGTGCAGAACCCCAAGCGCGCGCGCGGCGAGCTGCGTCGCGGCTGCCGCAAGCGTGCGGAATCAAGCGCAGCCGAGGTCGCCGCATGA
- a CDS encoding cobalamin biosynthesis central domain-containing protein: MNVQLPLPNERVAVVSITRHGIALAGKVVAAIPGARLFAPEKFRAEAEAAAPGAATCYTGKTGDQIPALFAGFDGIVAIVSLGAVVRLIAPHLKAKEQDPGIVVLDEGGRYAIPVLSGHLGGANALAGVLASALGAQPVLTTASDARETLAVDLLGRELGWTFDASHDEIVRASAAVVNDEPVALVQEAGSRDWWARHANGRSGPLPANLQRFERLEDVDPEAFGAVLWISRRELPAGWAERLAGRRVIYRPPQEAA; encoded by the coding sequence ATGAACGTCCAACTGCCATTACCCAACGAACGCGTCGCGGTGGTCTCGATCACCCGGCACGGCATCGCGCTCGCCGGAAAGGTCGTCGCAGCGATCCCCGGCGCACGGCTCTTCGCACCCGAAAAATTCCGCGCCGAAGCCGAAGCCGCCGCACCCGGCGCCGCCACCTGCTACACGGGCAAGACCGGCGACCAGATCCCGGCGCTTTTCGCGGGCTTCGACGGCATCGTCGCGATCGTGTCGCTCGGCGCCGTCGTGCGCCTGATCGCGCCGCACCTGAAGGCCAAGGAGCAGGACCCCGGCATCGTCGTGCTCGACGAAGGCGGCCGCTACGCGATTCCCGTGCTCTCCGGCCACCTCGGCGGCGCCAATGCGCTTGCCGGCGTGCTCGCATCGGCGCTGGGCGCGCAGCCGGTGCTGACCACCGCCTCCGACGCGCGCGAGACGCTCGCCGTCGATCTGCTCGGCCGCGAACTCGGGTGGACCTTCGACGCGAGCCACGACGAGATCGTGCGCGCGAGCGCTGCGGTCGTGAACGACGAACCGGTCGCGCTCGTGCAGGAAGCGGGCAGCCGCGACTGGTGGGCGCGCCACGCCAACGGCCGCAGCGGCCCGCTGCCGGCGAACCTGCAGCGCTTCGAGCGCCTCGAGGACGTCGATCCCGAAGCATTCGGCGCGGTGCTGTGGATCAGCCGGCGCGAGTTGCCCGCCGGCTGGGCCGAACGCCTCGCCGGCCGCCGCGTGATCTACCGTCCGCCCCAGGAGGCGGCGTGA
- the cobJ gene encoding precorrin-3B C(17)-methyltransferase: protein MTRGKIMLVGLGPGSVEHMSGRARAAIAEADTIIGYVTYIRLVADLVEGKEVVKKSMTEELDRAIEALDRARQGRKVALISSGDAGVYGMAGPTFEVLFQAGWTPPTGQPGDIEVEIVPGASALNTCAALVGAPLTHDFCAISLSDLLTPWPVIARRLNAAAAADFVVALYNPKSGRRSRQIVEAQRLFLAHRRPDTPVAIVKSAYRPRQRIEFTTLDRMTACEIGMLSTVLIGNSNTFVREGLMVTPRGYANKYDVESGAARDGEKAGRSLSTGLDGWLEALRASGESVDELARRHGLPADYIAATLADTNDDAAASAEDAAVA from the coding sequence ATGACCCGCGGAAAAATCATGCTCGTCGGCCTCGGCCCCGGCAGCGTCGAACACATGAGCGGACGCGCGCGCGCCGCGATCGCCGAGGCCGACACCATCATCGGCTACGTCACCTACATCCGCCTCGTCGCCGACCTCGTCGAAGGCAAGGAGGTCGTCAAGAAATCGATGACCGAGGAACTCGACCGCGCCATCGAGGCCCTCGACCGCGCCCGCCAGGGCAGGAAGGTCGCGCTGATCTCGTCGGGCGATGCCGGCGTCTACGGCATGGCCGGGCCCACCTTCGAGGTGCTGTTCCAGGCCGGCTGGACGCCCCCCACTGGCCAACCCGGCGACATCGAGGTCGAGATCGTCCCCGGCGCCTCGGCGCTCAATACCTGCGCGGCGCTGGTCGGCGCGCCGCTCACGCATGACTTCTGCGCGATCTCCCTCTCCGACCTGCTGACGCCCTGGCCCGTGATCGCGCGCCGCCTCAACGCCGCCGCCGCCGCCGATTTCGTCGTCGCCCTCTACAACCCCAAGAGCGGACGGCGCTCGCGCCAGATCGTCGAGGCGCAGCGTCTCTTCCTCGCGCATCGCCGCCCCGACACGCCGGTCGCGATCGTGAAGTCCGCCTACCGGCCCAGGCAGCGCATCGAGTTCACGACCCTCGACAGGATGACCGCGTGCGAGATCGGCATGCTCAGCACCGTGCTGATCGGCAACTCCAACACCTTCGTGCGCGAAGGTCTGATGGTCACGCCGCGCGGCTACGCGAACAAGTACGACGTCGAGTCGGGCGCCGCACGCGACGGCGAGAAAGCCGGGCGCTCGTTGTCGACCGGCCTCGACGGCTGGCTCGAAGCGCTCCGCGCGAGCGGCGAGAGCGTCGATGAGCTCGCCCGCCGCCACGGTCTGCCCGCCGATTACATCGCCGCGACGCTCGCCGACACGAATGACGACGCCGCGGCCTCCGCCGAGGACGCGGCAGTCGCGTGA
- a CDS encoding acetyl-CoA hydrolase/transferase family protein — protein sequence MSVHTQYQQKKMSPADAAGLVKSGDTIVVPTGVGEPPALLEALSARRHGLENVVVSQILPLRKYGYFDPETVTNVRHSAYFFGGASRPGGQAGWVDFMPNYFSEIPQLIERGLTPADVVFSMASQMDEHGYFALSLGPDYTMAAIKKARTVVLEVNPNVPFTYGDCHVHISQVAALVESDAPLLEVGLPKIGPVQEAIGKYVADLIDDGATLQIGYGGIPDAVVMQLKHKHDLGIHTEMIGDGILSLIESGAVTNRRKTLKPGKMLATFALGSNKLYQYMHRNPTLEMHPVDVTNDPYYAAQNDNLVAINATMQVDFLGQCGSESLGSLPYSGTGGQVDFVRAANRSRGGKAFIVLPSTAKDDTISRIVPTLAPGTHVTTSKNDINYVVTEYGVAQLRGKTAKQRCEALIGIAHPNFRGELREGAKRMNLL from the coding sequence ATGAGCGTACATACCCAGTATCAGCAAAAGAAGATGAGCCCCGCGGACGCCGCCGGGCTCGTGAAGTCGGGCGACACCATCGTCGTGCCGACCGGCGTGGGCGAACCGCCGGCGCTGCTCGAAGCGCTGTCCGCACGCCGGCACGGCCTCGAGAACGTCGTCGTCAGCCAGATCCTGCCGTTGCGCAAGTACGGCTACTTCGACCCCGAGACCGTCACCAACGTGCGCCACAGCGCCTACTTCTTCGGCGGCGCTTCGCGGCCGGGCGGCCAGGCGGGCTGGGTGGACTTCATGCCCAACTATTTCTCCGAGATCCCGCAGCTCATCGAGCGCGGCCTGACGCCGGCCGACGTCGTGTTCTCGATGGCCTCGCAGATGGACGAGCACGGCTACTTCGCACTCTCTCTCGGACCCGACTACACCATGGCCGCAATAAAGAAGGCGCGCACGGTGGTCCTCGAAGTCAATCCGAACGTCCCTTTCACCTACGGCGACTGCCACGTGCACATCTCGCAGGTCGCGGCGCTGGTCGAGAGCGACGCCCCGCTCCTCGAAGTCGGCCTGCCCAAGATCGGCCCCGTCCAGGAAGCGATCGGCAAGTACGTTGCCGACCTGATCGACGATGGCGCCACGCTGCAGATCGGCTACGGCGGCATCCCCGACGCGGTCGTCATGCAGCTCAAGCACAAGCACGACCTCGGCATCCACACCGAGATGATCGGCGACGGCATCCTGTCGCTGATCGAATCCGGCGCCGTGACGAACCGCCGGAAGACGCTCAAGCCCGGCAAGATGCTCGCGACCTTCGCGCTCGGGTCGAACAAGCTCTACCAGTACATGCACCGCAACCCGACGCTGGAGATGCATCCGGTCGACGTCACCAACGACCCGTACTACGCGGCGCAGAACGACAACCTCGTCGCCATCAACGCCACGATGCAGGTCGATTTCCTCGGCCAGTGCGGCTCGGAGAGCCTCGGCTCCCTGCCCTACTCCGGCACCGGCGGCCAGGTCGATTTCGTGCGCGCGGCGAACCGCTCCAGGGGCGGCAAGGCCTTCATCGTGCTGCCCTCGACGGCCAAGGACGACACCATCTCGCGCATCGTGCCGACCCTCGCGCCGGGCACCCACGTCACGACGAGCAAGAACGACATCAACTACGTCGTCACCGAATACGGGGTCGCGCAGTTGCGCGGCAAGACGGCGAAGCAGCGCTGCGAGGCGCTGATCGGCATCGCGCACCCGAACTTCCGCGGCGAACTGCGCGAGGGGGCGAAGCGCATGAACCTGCTATAA